A window of the Lactuca sativa cultivar Salinas chromosome 7, Lsat_Salinas_v11, whole genome shotgun sequence genome harbors these coding sequences:
- the LOC111913802 gene encoding tubby-like F-box protein 7, with amino-acid sequence MSLRRSFLSRRTSSRSKSFKELTTLSKPPEINIAAVPGDDDVVGEQNGGENNGRDSWSNMLPELLGEIIKRVETSDDRWPLRRNLVACGCVCKSWREVTRQIVKPPVHSGKITFLSCLKQPGSRDSPIQCLIKRNKKNSVFYLYLAATPSFTNKGKFLLAARRYRHGAHTEYIISLDPDDSSQGSNAYVGKLRSDFLGTKFTIYDSQPPNNGAKQLSSKSVRRIANKQISPQVPSSNFEIGETSYKFNLLKSRGPRRMVCSLTSTSPDQQFDSGQTQTLLRNKAPRWHEHLQCWCLNFHGRVTVASVKNFQLVATLDPSQPGGKGDGETVLLQFGKVGDDMFTMDYRQPLSAFHAFAICLTSFGTKLACE; translated from the exons ATGTCGTTGCGTAGGTCGTTCCTATCACGTCGAACCAGCAGCCGGTCGAAGTCGTTTAAGGAATTGACGACCTTATCAAAACCGCCGGAAATTAACATTGCTGCTGTTCCCGGAGACGACGACGTTGTCGGTGAACAGAACGGCGGCGAGAATAATGGACGAGATTCGTGGTCTAATATGTTGCCAGAGCTCTTAGGCGAGATAATCAAACGAGTGGAAACGAGCGATGACCGGTGGCCGCTCCGGAGAAATCTGGTTGCTTGTGGATGTGTTTGTAAAAGCTGGAGAGAAGTTACGAGACAGATCGTAAAGCCTCCTGTTCACAGCGGGAAGATCACATTCCTTTCATGTCTTAAGCAG CCTGGGTCACGTGATTCTCCAATTCAATGCCTGATTAAAAGAAACAAGAAGAACTCAGTGTTCTACCTCTATCTAGCTGCTACTCCAT CATTTACAAACAAAGGTAAGTTTCTTTTAGCTGCAAGAAGATACAGACATGGTGCTCACACTGAATACATAATATCACTTGATCCAGACGATTCATCTCAAGGAAGCAATGCTTATGTTGGTAAACTAAG GTCCGATTTTCTTGGCACAAAGTTCACAATATATGACAGCCAACCACCAAACAATGGTGCAAAACAATTGAGTAGCAAATCCGTGAGGCGAATTGCAAACAAACAAATAAGCCCACAAGTTCCATCAAGCAACTTTGAAATTGGAGAAACTTCATACAAATTCAACCTTTTGAAATCAAGGGGTCCAAGAAGAATGGTGTGTTCTCTAACATCCACATCACCAGATCAACAGTTTGACTCTGGTCAAACTCAAACCCTTTTGAGAAACAAAGCTCCAAGGTGGCATGAACATTTGCAATGTTGGTGCTTGAATTTTCATGGGCGGGTGACAGTTGCATCGGTTAAGAATTTTCAGTTGGTGGCAACATTGGACCCGAGTCAACCGGGTGGGAAAGGTGATGGTGAAACGGTTTTGCTTCAGTTTGGAAAAGTTGGTGATGATATGTTCACTATGGATTATAGACAACCATTGTCGGCTTTTCATGCATTTGCCATTTGCTTGACTAGTTTTGGGACAAAGCTTGCATGCGAATAA